A genomic window from Martelella lutilitoris includes:
- a CDS encoding glycerophosphodiester phosphodiesterase family protein, whose amino-acid sequence MPLHDWLTARPIAHRGYHDMNGAVFENTMPAFERAIANDFAIECDVRLSADGKVIVFHDDDLSRLCGRPDTIEALDAEAINGIRVGTGEAGIPRLEALLEATAGRVPLIIELKSGPTDPDVFARAVIAETAHYDGPLALMSFEPALLAALKRAGAACPLGLTADGHDEGSFNAHRKTMSIGLDFVSYSYDDLPNDFVAGLRDSGVPVITWTVRNERARQITFQYADQMTFEGFDPA is encoded by the coding sequence ATGCCGCTGCATGACTGGCTGACGGCCCGGCCGATCGCCCATCGCGGCTATCACGACATGAACGGCGCGGTCTTCGAGAACACGATGCCGGCCTTTGAGCGCGCCATCGCCAATGACTTCGCCATCGAATGCGATGTCCGCCTTTCCGCCGACGGCAAGGTGATCGTGTTTCACGACGATGACCTGAGCCGGCTCTGCGGTCGCCCCGACACGATCGAGGCGCTTGACGCCGAAGCGATCAACGGGATCCGCGTCGGCACGGGCGAGGCCGGAATTCCGCGCCTTGAGGCACTGCTTGAGGCCACGGCCGGGCGCGTGCCGCTGATCATCGAACTGAAGTCCGGCCCGACCGATCCCGACGTCTTTGCCCGGGCCGTCATTGCCGAAACCGCGCACTATGACGGTCCTCTGGCGCTGATGAGTTTCGAGCCTGCGCTGCTTGCCGCCCTCAAACGCGCCGGCGCGGCCTGCCCGCTCGGCCTGACGGCCGACGGCCATGATGAAGGTTCCTTCAATGCGCATCGCAAGACGATGTCGATCGGCCTTGATTTTGTCTCCTATTCTTATGATGATCTGCCCAACGACTTCGTCGCGGGCCTGCGCGACAGCGGCGTGCCGGTGATCACCTGGACCGTCCGCAACGAGCGCGCCCGCCAGATCACATTCCAATATGCCGACCAGATGACGTTCGAGGGTTTCGACCCCGCGTAA
- a CDS encoding MgtC/SapB family protein, with protein sequence MEALIDDITTTGGSENLVFFVRLVGAALFGGLIGLEREMQNHAAGLRTHILVSLAAALFVIVSTEVPDLMPEVSDVLRIDPTRVIQSITEGVAFLAAGIVFFQKGTVKGLTTGAGLWLSGAIGLTIGLGLWTLGIFSSVLGVIVLLVLHRIEVRTKLSRRKTKDNRSGEA encoded by the coding sequence ATGGAAGCCCTGATAGACGATATCACCACCACAGGCGGTAGTGAAAATCTGGTCTTCTTCGTCCGCCTGGTGGGCGCGGCCCTGTTCGGCGGGCTGATCGGCCTCGAACGGGAAATGCAGAACCATGCCGCGGGGCTGCGCACCCACATTCTCGTCAGCCTCGCCGCCGCCCTCTTCGTCATCGTCTCCACGGAAGTGCCGGACCTGATGCCGGAGGTTTCCGATGTGCTCAGGATCGACCCGACCCGCGTGATCCAGTCGATCACCGAGGGCGTTGCCTTTCTCGCAGCCGGCATCGTGTTTTTCCAGAAGGGCACGGTCAAGGGGCTGACAACCGGGGCCGGGCTCTGGTTGTCCGGCGCAATCGGTCTCACCATCGGGCTCGGACTCTGGACACTGGGAATCTTTTCCTCTGTCCTCGGCGTCATCGTCCTGCTCGTGCTGCACAGAATAGAGGTGCGCACGAAGCTCAGCCGTCGCAAGACGAAGGACAATCGCTCCGGCGAAGCGTGA
- a CDS encoding ATP-binding protein has protein sequence MRFLSLDLLRYGHFSGRSITFRPDAALHIVYGPNEAGKSSALAAFSDLLFGFPDRDVGYDFLHPARDLRIGAEIRARSGETLAFRRRKGRKDTLLAAGGDSETALNDDALSAYLGSLDRTVFERAFGLDSERLRAGADEMLADGGEIGQILFSAASGLTGLRAIAQRLEADADGIYGPRRSQNRSFYQALDRHDAARKAERALELNASDWKALLREESEIEEELAALGERQHARRTRMETLDRLQRLRGLVAEIDGHERALQAFADLESVVDETGAELERLHARQDQRKSEIEGKAGRLAALRRDLEALKIDDRLLARREEIRRLHGESGLYAEAVSGLPEREAGLEETLSALSILAAELGISDIERLEQNRPDNIVLAELDAVIEEARRLEREASALEKGLADSRASLENLEGEGGGGQLTDPAPLRRRFDALRPDIAKFDDAEALDADIAGRRRALAENAALLRPAVSDIFGLSRATLPDQAAVRAAGETISAIRSSLETLERRKAEGDQERLQIEELVAGEAGDAPVPTREDIAAGRLERDRLFDAFAAGNGDHARYVAAVKAADGLADSALDNADTVARHGEYRKRLAALARDREAAEREAERLTAELAAEREAHRALFRAAGVEAGAPDDMLEWLRQIAVLLDQRAQLLSLIDRQSGLDKLKDELRASLLPLADETDAEMPVPALARLAEARIERLAERWEDARRQQAEIAAARQAIARREQELEALKAVRRDFAGRYEACLADVGLKPGTGLAAAETALGLWGRVPQLLERKNRLEREIAAGRARVARFRSAVDALAEALAPDLAGRDAEESVRILGERIDRDTSGAARRKALEEAAATLNAEIEALEDDLASCRGKIAKIAEALPPGVVMEGLPARLEERAALKNALAEAKRRFDDGSEGADAEETRKLAEGLDVIACRQEREALAAEEAEDEGVREELLQRRAECRHKKQELGRGESAEQAAFDRGSAEEEARELAREWVVLKLAGNLLDQAMERYRQGRADPILEKAGRHFSALTMGGFDRLLQNYGANDALLLSARRTDGSEVPVAGLSDGTRDQLWLALRLAFLEDYASRNEPAPLIVDDIFQTFDDVRSAAGLKALTGLGGDIQTILFTHEKSLVDIARSELGDRADIVMLER, from the coding sequence ATGCGGTTTCTCTCCCTCGATCTCCTGCGCTACGGACATTTTTCCGGCCGTTCCATCACCTTCAGGCCCGATGCCGCGCTGCATATCGTCTACGGGCCGAACGAGGCGGGAAAATCCTCCGCACTCGCGGCCTTTTCCGATCTTCTCTTCGGTTTTCCCGATCGCGATGTCGGCTATGATTTTCTGCATCCGGCGCGTGATCTGAGGATCGGCGCGGAAATACGCGCGCGCTCCGGCGAGACGCTTGCCTTCCGCCGCCGCAAGGGCCGCAAGGACACGCTGCTGGCTGCCGGCGGCGACAGCGAGACCGCGCTCAATGACGATGCGCTCTCCGCCTATCTCGGCAGTCTCGACCGCACCGTCTTTGAGCGGGCCTTTGGGCTTGACAGCGAACGGCTGCGGGCAGGGGCTGACGAAATGCTCGCCGATGGCGGCGAAATCGGGCAGATCCTGTTTTCCGCAGCCTCCGGACTGACGGGGCTCAGGGCAATCGCGCAGAGGCTTGAAGCGGATGCCGACGGCATCTACGGCCCGCGCCGGTCGCAGAACCGCAGTTTCTACCAGGCGCTCGACCGGCATGACGCGGCGCGCAAGGCCGAGCGGGCGCTGGAATTGAACGCCAGCGACTGGAAGGCGTTGTTGCGCGAGGAAAGCGAAATCGAGGAGGAGCTTGCGGCGCTTGGCGAACGTCAGCACGCGCGCCGTACCCGCATGGAAACGCTCGACCGTCTGCAGCGGCTGCGCGGTCTCGTTGCCGAGATCGACGGCCATGAGCGCGCCTTGCAGGCCTTTGCCGATCTGGAATCGGTCGTGGACGAGACCGGCGCGGAACTCGAGAGGCTCCATGCGCGCCAAGACCAGCGCAAGAGCGAGATCGAAGGCAAGGCCGGGCGGCTCGCTGCGCTGCGGCGCGATCTTGAAGCGCTGAAGATCGACGACCGGCTGCTCGCCCGTCGCGAGGAAATCCGCCGTCTCCACGGCGAAAGCGGGCTTTATGCCGAGGCTGTCAGCGGCCTGCCGGAGCGCGAAGCCGGACTGGAAGAAACGCTTTCCGCGCTTTCCATCCTGGCCGCGGAGCTTGGCATTTCCGACATCGAACGTCTGGAACAGAACCGGCCGGACAATATCGTGCTTGCCGAACTGGACGCGGTGATCGAAGAGGCAAGGCGGCTGGAACGCGAGGCATCCGCGCTTGAAAAGGGTCTTGCCGATAGCCGCGCCTCACTCGAAAACCTCGAGGGCGAAGGCGGCGGCGGTCAATTGACCGATCCGGCGCCGCTGCGCCGCCGCTTCGATGCCCTGCGGCCCGACATTGCAAAATTCGACGATGCCGAGGCGCTGGATGCCGATATTGCCGGTCGTCGCCGCGCCCTGGCGGAAAATGCGGCACTGCTGCGCCCGGCCGTATCCGATATCTTCGGCCTTTCCCGCGCGACGCTGCCGGATCAGGCGGCGGTGCGGGCGGCGGGCGAGACGATTTCGGCGATCCGCAGCTCTCTGGAGACACTGGAGCGCAGGAAGGCCGAAGGCGATCAGGAGCGCCTGCAAATCGAGGAGCTGGTCGCCGGGGAGGCAGGCGACGCGCCCGTGCCGACGCGCGAGGACATTGCGGCCGGCCGGCTTGAGCGCGACAGGCTTTTCGATGCGTTTGCCGCAGGAAACGGCGATCATGCGCGCTACGTCGCGGCGGTAAAGGCCGCCGATGGGCTTGCCGACAGCGCCCTCGACAATGCCGACACGGTGGCCCGACATGGTGAATACCGCAAACGTCTCGCGGCGCTGGCGCGGGATCGTGAAGCCGCAGAGCGTGAAGCTGAGCGGCTGACCGCAGAGCTTGCAGCGGAGCGCGAAGCCCACCGGGCGCTTTTCCGCGCCGCAGGCGTCGAGGCCGGCGCGCCGGATGACATGCTCGAATGGCTGCGTCAGATTGCCGTGCTGCTTGATCAGCGCGCGCAATTGTTGAGCCTCATCGATCGGCAGTCCGGACTGGACAAGCTGAAGGACGAGTTGCGCGCAAGCCTTCTACCGCTTGCGGACGAGACGGATGCCGAGATGCCGGTTCCGGCGCTGGCGCGCCTTGCCGAAGCCCGGATCGAGCGTCTTGCCGAGCGCTGGGAGGATGCGCGCCGGCAGCAGGCGGAGATTGCCGCCGCCCGTCAGGCCATCGCGCGGCGGGAGCAGGAGCTTGAGGCATTGAAGGCCGTGCGCCGCGATTTTGCCGGGCGTTATGAAGCCTGCCTTGCCGATGTCGGACTGAAGCCGGGAACCGGGCTTGCGGCGGCCGAAACCGCGCTTGGGCTCTGGGGCAGGGTGCCGCAGCTTCTGGAAAGAAAGAACAGGCTCGAGCGCGAGATTGCGGCAGGCCGGGCGCGTGTCGCGCGTTTCCGTTCGGCTGTCGATGCACTCGCCGAGGCGCTGGCGCCGGACCTTGCCGGGCGCGACGCCGAAGAGAGTGTCCGCATCCTTGGCGAACGCATCGACCGCGACACGTCGGGTGCCGCCCGCCGCAAGGCGCTCGAAGAGGCTGCCGCGACCTTGAACGCGGAGATTGAGGCGCTCGAGGATGACCTTGCTTCCTGCAGGGGAAAAATCGCGAAAATCGCCGAGGCCCTGCCGCCGGGTGTCGTCATGGAAGGACTTCCCGCGCGCCTTGAGGAGCGGGCCGCCCTGAAGAACGCGCTTGCCGAGGCGAAGCGGCGCTTCGATGACGGCAGCGAAGGCGCGGACGCGGAGGAAACGCGCAAGTTGGCCGAGGGGCTGGATGTGATCGCCTGCCGGCAGGAGCGTGAAGCGCTTGCCGCCGAAGAGGCCGAGGACGAGGGCGTGCGCGAGGAACTGTTGCAGCGACGTGCCGAATGCCGCCACAAGAAGCAGGAGCTCGGGCGCGGCGAAAGCGCCGAACAGGCGGCCTTCGACCGGGGCTCCGCCGAGGAGGAAGCGCGAGAGCTTGCCCGCGAATGGGTGGTGCTGAAGCTTGCGGGCAATCTGCTCGATCAGGCGATGGAGCGCTATCGCCAGGGCCGCGCCGATCCCATCCTTGAAAAGGCCGGGCGGCATTTTTCCGCGCTCACGATGGGCGGCTTCGACAGGCTGCTGCAGAATTATGGCGCCAATGACGCGCTGCTGCTCTCCGCCCGTCGGACTGATGGCAGCGAGGTGCCGGTGGCTGGTTTGAGCGACGGCACGCGCGATCAGCTCTGGCTGGCGCTGCGCCTCGCTTTCCTTGAGGATTACGCCAGTCGAAACGAACCGGCGCCGCTGATCGTCGACGATATCTTCCAGACCTTCGACGATGTCCGCAGTGCCGCCGGCCTGAAGGCGCTCACGGGCCTTGGCGGCGATATCCAGACGATCCTGTTCACCCATGAAAAAAGCCTTGTCGACATAGCTCGGAGCGAGCTTGGCGACAGGGCCGATATCGTGATGCTGGAGCGCTGA
- a CDS encoding HIT family protein, translating to MADETHIAEYEDDNIFAKILRGEIPATKLYEDDDVIAIMDVMPQAPGHVLVIPCKPSRNLLDADPVVVGKAMAVVQKMAQAVKAAFKADGVFIAQFNEPAAGQTVFHLHFHVIPRHEGVDLKRHSGVMEESAVLSANAEKIREHL from the coding sequence ATGGCAGACGAAACGCATATCGCCGAATATGAAGACGACAACATCTTCGCCAAGATTCTGCGCGGCGAGATCCCGGCCACGAAGCTTTACGAGGATGACGACGTCATCGCCATCATGGATGTGATGCCGCAGGCGCCGGGCCATGTTCTGGTCATCCCGTGCAAGCCCTCGCGCAACCTGCTCGATGCCGATCCCGTGGTTGTCGGCAAGGCCATGGCCGTGGTGCAGAAAATGGCACAGGCGGTGAAAGCCGCGTTCAAGGCTGACGGCGTCTTCATCGCCCAGTTCAACGAGCCGGCCGCCGGCCAGACCGTCTTCCACCTCCACTTCCACGTCATTCCGCGCCATGAGGGCGTGGACCTGAAGCGCCACTCGGGCGTTATGGAAGAAAGCGCGGTCCTTTCGGCCAATGCCGAAAAGATCAGGGAGCACCTCTGA
- a CDS encoding aldo/keto reductase — translation MHYHNFGRTGRPVSNIGFGAWQIGGSWGSVSEEDGRAALNAALDAGINFIDTADVYGDGRSEKIIADVLANRGGEKPFVATKAGRRLNPHTADGYNRENLEGFIDRSLKNLKTERLDLVQLHCPPTEAFYRPEVFEALDAIKAKGKIANYGVSVEKVEEALKAIEFPGVASVQIIYNIFRQRPASLFLPEAKRKNIAVIVRVPLASGLLSGKITRDTEFDKEDHRNFNRSGEAFDVGETFAGVPFEIALDAVEEVRKHVPGGESMAAFALRWILMNEAVTVAIPGARNAEQARGNARASDLPVIGADVMAAMEEIYRSRIAPHVHQRW, via the coding sequence ATGCATTATCACAATTTCGGACGCACCGGACGCCCCGTCTCCAATATCGGCTTCGGCGCCTGGCAGATCGGCGGCTCGTGGGGTTCCGTCAGCGAGGAAGACGGCCGTGCGGCGCTGAACGCCGCGCTCGATGCCGGCATCAATTTCATCGACACGGCCGATGTCTATGGCGACGGCCGCTCGGAAAAGATCATTGCCGACGTTCTTGCAAATCGCGGCGGCGAAAAGCCCTTCGTCGCCACCAAGGCCGGACGCCGCCTCAATCCGCATACGGCCGACGGCTACAATCGCGAGAACCTCGAAGGCTTCATCGATCGCAGCCTGAAGAACCTGAAGACGGAACGGCTCGACCTGGTGCAGCTCCACTGCCCGCCGACCGAGGCCTTCTACCGGCCGGAGGTGTTCGAGGCGCTGGACGCCATCAAGGCCAAGGGCAAGATCGCCAATTACGGCGTCAGCGTCGAAAAGGTTGAGGAAGCGCTGAAGGCGATCGAGTTTCCGGGCGTCGCCAGCGTGCAGATCATCTACAACATCTTCCGCCAGCGCCCGGCCTCGCTGTTCCTGCCGGAAGCGAAACGGAAGAACATTGCCGTCATCGTGCGCGTGCCGCTCGCCTCCGGGCTTCTGTCGGGAAAGATCACGCGGGACACTGAGTTCGACAAGGAAGACCACCGCAACTTCAACCGTTCCGGCGAGGCCTTCGATGTCGGCGAGACCTTTGCCGGCGTGCCCTTCGAGATAGCGCTCGATGCGGTGGAGGAAGTGCGCAAGCATGTTCCCGGCGGGGAAAGCATGGCGGCCTTCGCGCTGCGCTGGATCCTGATGAACGAGGCGGTCACCGTCGCCATTCCGGGCGCGCGCAATGCCGAACAGGCCAGGGGCAATGCGCGGGCCTCCGACCTTCCGGTGATCGGCGCCGATGTGATGGCGGCGATGGAGGAGATCTATCGCAGCCGCATCGCGCCCCACGTCCACCAGCGCTGGTAG
- a CDS encoding RidA family protein, with translation MPNVVSDRLKALSITLPQASAPAANYLPFTRSENLLFISGQLPTENGKMIATGRLGADVSLEEGRKAARACAINIIAQINAALDGDLDRVKRVLKLSGFVASAPDFTDQHLVINGASDLIADVFGEAGKHARAAVGMAALPLNAAVEIDAIVEID, from the coding sequence ATGCCAAACGTCGTTTCAGACCGCCTGAAGGCCCTTTCCATCACCCTGCCGCAAGCCTCCGCCCCCGCCGCCAACTATCTTCCCTTCACCCGGTCGGAGAACCTGCTCTTCATCTCCGGACAGTTGCCGACGGAAAACGGCAAGATGATCGCCACCGGACGTCTTGGCGCGGATGTCTCGCTTGAGGAGGGTCGGAAGGCCGCGCGCGCCTGCGCCATCAACATCATCGCGCAGATCAATGCCGCGCTTGACGGTGACCTCGACCGGGTCAAACGTGTCCTCAAGCTTTCGGGCTTCGTCGCCTCCGCGCCGGATTTCACCGACCAGCATCTCGTCATCAACGGCGCCTCGGACCTGATCGCGGACGTCTTCGGCGAGGCCGGCAAGCATGCCCGCGCCGCCGTCGGCATGGCCGCCCTTCCCTTGAACGCCGCCGTCGAGATCGACGCCATCGTGGAGATCGACTGA
- a CDS encoding GNAT family N-acetyltransferase — MSENLQIRIEKSFSAIAKAEWDTLVGTRPNLDGVGYTPFLSHAFLSSLEESGSASPETGWLGHHLLLETEDGKLIGALPCYLKNHSQGEYVFDHGWADAFERAGGRYYPKLQASLPFTPATAPRLLVREGYDRATVQKVLADALVTVSERLNVSSAHVTFVPEEETPVFEAAGYLHRTDQQFHFLNKGYARYDDFLDTLASRKRKALKKERRAALEAGITVDWLTGDDLTEDIWDQFFEFYMDTGSRKWGRPYLTRAFYSLIGERMPRDILLVMAKRDGRYIAGAINFIGSDALYGRHWGCIEDHRYLHFEVCYHQAIDFAIANNLARVEAGAQGEHKLARGYVPVTTHSAHYITHEGLRDAVAAFLVHEREDVAHFNDILSAHAPYKKGE; from the coding sequence TTGAGCGAAAACCTGCAAATCCGCATCGAAAAAAGCTTTTCCGCCATTGCAAAAGCGGAGTGGGACACGCTTGTCGGCACGCGCCCGAACCTTGACGGCGTCGGCTACACCCCCTTCCTGTCCCACGCCTTCCTCTCATCACTGGAGGAATCGGGATCGGCCTCGCCCGAGACAGGCTGGCTCGGTCACCACCTTCTGCTGGAGACGGAAGACGGAAAACTGATCGGCGCGCTGCCGTGCTATCTGAAGAACCACAGCCAGGGCGAATATGTGTTCGACCACGGCTGGGCCGATGCCTTCGAGCGCGCCGGCGGGCGCTATTACCCGAAGCTGCAGGCCTCCCTGCCCTTCACCCCGGCAACCGCCCCGCGTCTTCTCGTGCGCGAGGGCTATGACAGGGCGACGGTGCAGAAGGTTCTGGCGGACGCATTGGTGACGGTCAGCGAGCGGCTCAATGTTTCCTCAGCCCACGTCACCTTCGTGCCGGAGGAGGAAACGCCGGTTTTCGAGGCGGCGGGCTATCTTCACCGCACCGACCAGCAGTTCCATTTCCTCAACAAGGGTTATGCCCGCTATGACGACTTTCTCGACACGCTGGCCTCGCGCAAGCGCAAGGCGCTGAAGAAGGAGCGCCGCGCGGCGCTTGAGGCCGGCATCACCGTCGACTGGCTCACCGGCGATGACCTGACCGAGGACATCTGGGACCAGTTCTTCGAATTCTACATGGATACCGGCAGCCGCAAATGGGGCCGCCCCTACCTGACGCGCGCATTCTATTCGCTGATCGGCGAACGCATGCCGCGTGACATTCTTCTGGTCATGGCCAAGCGCGACGGACGCTACATCGCCGGCGCGATCAACTTCATCGGCTCTGATGCCCTCTACGGTCGCCATTGGGGCTGTATCGAGGATCATCGCTACCTGCATTTCGAGGTCTGCTATCACCAGGCCATCGATTTCGCCATCGCCAACAATCTTGCCCGCGTCGAGGCCGGCGCCCAGGGCGAGCACAAGCTGGCGCGCGGCTATGTGCCCGTCACCACCCACTCCGCCCACTACATCACCCACGAGGGGTTACGGGACGCGGTCGCCGCGTTTCTCGTTCACGAACGGGAGGACGTCGCGCATTTCAATGATATCCTGAGCGCGCACGCGCCCTACAAGAAGGGCGAATGA
- a CDS encoding metallophosphoesterase family protein: MTSFRFIHAADLHLGSPLSGLMLKDRQMAERFAAAGRDAFSALVDYALAAQVDFLVIAGDVYDGAWKDNHIGLFFNREVARLSRAGIPVYYLRGNHDAESIVARTIAMPEGVHEFSARRPQTFVIEHLKVALHGQGFAERVAADNLALSYPPAVPGHFNIGVLHTSLSGRPPHAVYAPCSVVDLASRGYDYWALGHVHAFEEVSADPLTLYPGNLQGRNIRETGAKGAVLVSVEGGRPRYERVMLDCARFETVEVTLAENLPESAIPGAIEAALSPFAEAADERPHALRVTLSGRHASAERIKAERSQWRDDVQAACHRIHADLWLEKLVIALEAAGTERPAAAGDLAVDIDALVGSIAAGEDAGISELVGEISRKLPGGVAADEEPLGASAAELLAEARDILRARLAGEG, encoded by the coding sequence GTGACGTCCTTCCGCTTCATTCATGCCGCCGATCTGCATCTGGGCAGCCCGCTTTCCGGGCTGATGCTGAAGGACCGGCAGATGGCGGAACGCTTCGCCGCCGCCGGCCGCGATGCCTTTTCCGCGCTGGTTGACTATGCGCTCGCCGCGCAGGTGGATTTCCTGGTGATCGCCGGCGACGTCTATGACGGCGCCTGGAAGGACAATCATATCGGCCTGTTCTTCAACCGCGAGGTCGCGCGATTGTCGCGCGCCGGCATTCCCGTCTATTACCTGCGCGGCAATCATGACGCCGAGAGTATCGTTGCCCGCACCATCGCCATGCCGGAAGGCGTCCATGAATTCTCCGCCCGAAGACCGCAGACGTTTGTCATAGAACATCTGAAAGTGGCGCTGCACGGTCAGGGCTTTGCCGAGCGCGTGGCGGCCGACAATCTGGCGCTCTCCTATCCGCCGGCCGTGCCCGGCCATTTCAACATCGGCGTGCTGCACACCTCGCTGTCCGGCCGCCCGCCGCATGCCGTCTATGCGCCGTGTTCGGTCGTCGATCTCGCCTCGCGCGGCTATGACTACTGGGCGCTCGGCCATGTCCATGCGTTCGAAGAGGTTTCGGCCGATCCGCTGACGCTCTATCCGGGCAATCTGCAAGGCCGCAATATCCGTGAGACCGGGGCGAAGGGCGCGGTGCTGGTGAGCGTTGAGGGCGGCCGTCCGCGCTATGAGCGGGTGATGCTGGATTGCGCCCGGTTCGAGACGGTGGAGGTGACGCTTGCCGAAAACCTGCCCGAAAGCGCCATTCCCGGCGCAATCGAGGCGGCGCTCTCGCCCTTTGCCGAGGCGGCGGATGAGCGGCCTCACGCGCTCAGGGTCACGCTTTCCGGCCGTCATGCGTCAGCCGAGCGGATCAAGGCGGAACGGTCACAGTGGCGCGATGACGTTCAGGCTGCATGCCACCGCATTCACGCCGACCTCTGGCTCGAAAAGCTTGTGATCGCGCTTGAGGCAGCTGGCACGGAAAGGCCCGCTGCGGCAGGTGACCTCGCGGTCGATATCGATGCGCTGGTCGGATCGATCGCAGCGGGCGAAGACGCCGGCATCAGCGAACTCGTCGGCGAGATCTCCCGAAAGCTGCCGGGCGGCGTGGCGGCGGACGAGGAGCCGCTTGGCGCCAGCGCGGCCGAGCTTCTGGCGGAAGCGCGCGACATCCTGCGCGCGCGGCTTGCGGGCGAGGGCTGA
- a CDS encoding EipB family protein, translating into MRTVMATGIFWTILAAGAQSAGPAVSAVSLLPHRAVYDLSLEWASAQSGVEGLDGRFVYSFTGSDCAGYVTEMRMVTDIAREYGAVVTDQVSSSFEEKGAFAFSSTLFSDNALQSETVGEAQRTEKRAISVTFGGDEARAVELQDAEFPTEYMANVILAAQNGRRAYEAVSFDGSGEETMRAITLIGGREETEGGRAGWPITTAYFPMGMVSGDETPDYTVSMLLSAEGVSRDIVMDFGDFKMAGELTRLEPLEPAGCEAPPEALSSKP; encoded by the coding sequence ATGCGGACAGTCATGGCGACGGGGATTTTCTGGACCATACTCGCGGCCGGCGCGCAGTCGGCGGGACCGGCGGTCAGCGCCGTGTCGCTGCTGCCGCACCGCGCGGTTTATGATCTTTCGCTTGAATGGGCTTCGGCGCAGTCCGGGGTCGAGGGGCTTGACGGCCGCTTCGTCTATTCCTTCACCGGCAGCGATTGCGCCGGCTATGTGACCGAGATGCGCATGGTCACCGATATTGCCCGGGAATACGGCGCTGTCGTCACCGACCAGGTGTCGTCGTCCTTTGAAGAGAAAGGCGCCTTCGCCTTCTCCAGCACGCTGTTTTCCGACAACGCCCTGCAATCGGAGACCGTCGGCGAGGCCCAGCGCACCGAAAAGCGCGCGATCTCCGTCACCTTCGGCGGCGACGAGGCGAGGGCGGTCGAACTTCAGGATGCCGAGTTTCCGACCGAATACATGGCCAATGTGATTCTTGCCGCCCAGAACGGACGGCGCGCCTATGAAGCGGTTTCCTTCGACGGCTCCGGCGAGGAGACGATGCGCGCCATCACCCTGATCGGCGGCCGCGAGGAGACGGAAGGCGGCAGGGCCGGCTGGCCGATCACCACGGCCTATTTTCCCATGGGCATGGTCTCGGGCGACGAAACGCCCGACTACACCGTCTCCATGCTGCTCTCGGCGGAGGGCGTGAGCCGCGACATCGTCATGGATTTCGGCGACTTCAAGATGGCGGGAGAGCTCACGCGTCTCGAACCGCTTGAACCGGCAGGCTGCGAGGCTCCGCCGGAAGCACTCTCGTCCAAGCCTTGA